The DNA region CGGTCAGGGAGATGGTACAGCCCGGATGGGAAGCAGGTCCTTTACAAATGGTCCGGCGATCAGGGGATGAGGGCGATGGAGGAGGCGGTGGAATTCATCGAAAAGCACGATGGTTCCTGCGACGGCCTTATCCGGGGGTTGCTCTATCCTGCACAGGTCGATACCTGTACCGAGGAGCTTCTTTGCAAGAGCATCGAGTTGGCCCGGAAGCTGGAGGTTCCTCTTTCCATTCACGCATCCCAGTCTCTTATCGAATTTAACGAGATGCTCAGGAGAAACGGTAAGACTCCCCTCGCGTGGCTCCGTGACATCGGGTTCCTTCAGGAGAGGGTCATACTCGGCCATGCGATCTTCATCGGTGGATCGAGCTGGACCAATTATCCTGCCGGGGACCTGGAAATCATGGCTTCGTCCGGTTGTTCGGTGGCCCATTCCCCTTGGGTCTTTGCACGGCGGGGAATCATCATGGAGTCGTTTTGCAGGTACCAACAGGCAGGAATTACCATGTGTCTCGGCACGGACACCTGCCCCCAGAACATGATCCATGCCATGCGGTGGGCGGCGGTATTATCCAAGACCGCCGAGCGGAACACCGCCTCGACAAAGGCCGCCGATGTGTTCAATGCGGCGACCCTTGGTGGTGCCAAGGCCCTGGGCAGGGACGACCTCGGCCGTCTTTCACCTGGTGCCAAGGCCGACATCGTGATCTTTTCCGGCCGGAGCACCAATATGGTCCCCTTGCGGGATCCTGTGAAAAACATCGTCTACAATGCCGAGGCCGAGGACGTGGAGACAGTGATAGTGAACGGCAGAACCGTGGTCGAGGGCGGAAAGGTCAAGGGGGTCGATGAGTCGGCACTGAACCGTAGACTTCAGGAGGCGGGCGAAAGGCTCTGGCCGCGGTTGACGTCGGAAGATCCGGCTCACCGTTCTGTGGATGAACTCTCGCCTCCGAGTCTCGATCCGTGGGAAGATGGTGCCGAGATCCCCTGAATCTCATTCAATGAGGGCCTTGCGCGGCGTTTTGTTCTTTGTCGTTCAAGTGGTTTAGGAGGATGTATTCGTGAATCCTGAAACTCTCCTGTATCGGATCGAATCCGAAGAAACCGAGATTGTGAACCTCTGTCAGAGATTGACTCAGATCCCAAGCGAAAACCCTCCTGGTGATACAAGGGAGATCGTCGCCTTCTTGGAATCCCTTTTTGAGGAGAAAGGCCTTGAGTTCCGTGTTTATGCTCCCCAAACCAACATGCCCAACCTCGTTGCCAGAATACAGGGCAGGGAGAAAGGAAGGCGGCTGGTTTTCAACGGTCACCTTGACACTTATCCGGCCGGAGATCGGGCCATCTGGAAGCTTGGCCCTTTCAGCGGCACTCTGGAGGAGGGCAGGCTCTTCGGCCGAGGTGTTTCTGACATGAAGGCAGGAGACACTGCCTCGATCATGACTTTCCTCTACCTCGCGGAACAGAAGGACCGGTTGAAAGGAGAGGCGGTCCTCACCCTAGTGTCGGATGAAGAGACAGGCGGCCAGTGGGGGACACGCTGGCTTCTCGATCATGTGCCCGAGGTTCTTGGTGATGCGGTCCTAAACGGCGAGCCGAGTGCCTGTGATCTCGTGAATTTTGCAGAAAAGGGGCACATCTGGGTTGAAGTCGTTTCTAGAGGCAGGGCAGCGCACGGCGCTTACACCCATGCAGGATTCAACGCGATTCAGAACATGTACCGCTTCCTTCAGGAGCTTGAGAGCATGGAAAGTCTGGACGTCTGCCCTGTGGAGGTATCGCGGATTCTGGAGGAGGGCAGGAATGCGATAGATGCGGCAAGGGGAGAGGGCGCCACGGATGTCATAAGCAGGATAACCGTCAACGTTGGAACCATCTCGGGAGGTCTGAAGCTGAATCTAGTCGCTGACTATTGTAAGGCCGAAGTCGATATTCGGCTGCCCCAAGGGGCTCGTTCTTCCGACATACTCTCGAAAATCCAAGAGCTCGGTTCTCGGTACCAGGGAATCGAATACCGGGTCCTCCATATGATCGAGCCGAACCATACCCCTGTGGAGGAGGAGATCGTCCAGCTTACCTTGAAGAATGCGGAGGCGGTAAGAGGTCGCCGCGTCTTTCCCAGCAGCGGTATCGGGCTTACCGATTGCAGGTTCTTCCGCCAAAAGGGGATTCCTGCCTGTGTCTATGGACCCCGATCCCACCGGATGGGTGCCCAGGACGAGTTCATTACGGTGCAAGACCTGATGGACACGGTGAAGGTGCACACGCTCACGGCTTTCGATTACCTAGACTGGTTGGATTGAGGATGGCACGGATTGGGGGGTCGATCTAGGCTGGTAAGAAAAGCGTGCCATCGTTTCGGTTTTTGAACAGACGAGAAACAGAGGGTCGAGAATAGAGGTTGAGAGAAGGATGGAAGGGAGTCAACCAAGCAAGCAAGGAGAATACCGATGGAGAATCGTGCCGAAACAAGAGGGGACTGTTGGCCCGAGGGATTTCGATGTGCAGTGATGTTCAGCTTCGACGTGGATGGTGAGACCCTTTGGATCTCCAGGAATCCGGAGAACTGGCATCGGCCTTCGAATCTGGCCCAAGGGTCCTATGGGCCGAGGTTCGGGGTGCCGAAGATTCTGAATGTTCTTGAGAAGCACGGTGTCAAGGGTACCTTCTTCATTCCGGGATGGATAATCGAGAAGTATCCTGACATGGCGCGGGATGTACTCGACAGGGGGCACGAAGTGGCCTATCACGGTTACCTCCACGAGTTCGACCTGAATGCAGGCTACGAGAAGGAAAAGGAGATCATGGAGAGGTGCCTCGACATCTTCGACCGGATCCTGAAGATCCGTCCAAAGGGGCTCCGCTCTCCCATGGCGGAGATAACGGAAGCCACGATTCGCCTCATGCATGAGTACGGCTTCCTCTATTCGTCTACCATGATGGATGACGACTACCCCTATTTCTGGTCGTACGAGGGAAAGCCCTCGAGACTCGTGGAGCTTCCGATCCAGTGGATGTGGGATGACAGCTCGTATTTTTTCTTCACCCTCTCCGAGCCGGTACGCAGGGGTATTTCCAGCTGCTCAAAGGTCTTCGAGATATGGACGGAGGAGTTCAACGGCATAAATCAAAACGGGGCTTTCCTGGATCTTCTGTTCCACCCCCAGATAAGCGGCCGTTTCAGCCGGGTGAAGTTGATCGACGATCTTCTGACCTATATGAAGGCAAAAGAGGGTACCTGGATCGCAAAGGGTGAAGAAATCGCGGGATTCTGGCAGAGCAGGCACCAGTAGGGGGTGCCGTCGGAAACGGGCCTCGTCGGTAAGTATTCGGGTGGCTGGAGGAGGCTCCTGGTTGGGAGAACGTCCTGCCTTCCTTCATAAGATGAGGCCGGAGAACAGGTATCGGGTGCCGGCTTCCGGGGGCCTAGGACGCCATGAAGACCACCCCGGGAAAGGAGTCGAGAAGACGACTTTGACCAGGATAGTTGGAATCTCTGGGAGTCCCAGGCAGGGCAATACCCGCATTCTTCTGGAACAAGCCCTGAACGGGGCGAATTCGGTTCAGGGGGTCGAGACGCGACTCCTCGAACTTCGCAACCTGAATATAAAGCCCTGCATGGGCTGCTTCGGCTGTTCAAATGACAGGCCACTTCCGGAGAGACCGTGCCCCGCCCACGGAGATGACATGGAATTGGTTTACTCTGAGTTGGCCCTGACCCACGGCCTGATCCTGGCAACCCCCGTCTACTACGGTGGCGTGAGCGGCCTCCTCAAGAACTTCATGGACCGCACCGAGCCTCTGTCCCGCTACGGAAGGACCCGGTACCGTTCCGCGCTGAAGAACGTGGTCGGTGGTGCCGTAGCCGTGGGTGCGAACCGCAATGGAGGCCAGGAGACGGCGATCCAGGCCATCCATCATTATTTTCTCATCCAGGACATGATCGTTGTGGGTACCAGCACCGAGGGCCTGCCCGGATGTTATCTTGGAGCCGGGGCCACGACGTATCCGGACAAGGGAAGGGTGGTAGACGCGGTAAAAGGCGATACCCTGGCAATGGACGCCGCCCGCGCCCTGGGGCGGCGGGTGGCGGAGGTGGCGGTCATGATTCGCGCAGCGAGGGCAGGTGCGTCCTAGGCACTAGGGAGGTGGCCATGGGGTGGCCGCTCAGCTGCGCAGGCCGAGATAATCTATGATTGAAAAAGCGTGAACCTTGATGACGGTCAGGAACTCGTCCACCAGGATGTGCTCGTCGATACCGCCCATGTTGAATGGCCTGGGGCCGTAGATGACGGTGGGTATACCCCTCCTCCTGAAGAACCGGCCGTCCGTGCCTCCCATGCCGATGAAATAGATGGGTTCCTTCCCGGTTACACGCGCGGCGTTTTCCTTGACGATCTTCACCAGGGGTTCGTCGAGCCGAGTGTAGGAGGGCTTCCTGAAGGAGATGATCTCACTGATCTTGACGTCCCGGCATTCCGCCTCGTTCAAGAGAGCCTTGACCCTCTGTTCGATATGTTCCGGGGACATGCCCAGGGGAAGCCGGATGTCGACCTCTGCTTCGCAGTATCGAGGTACCACGTTTATCTTCGTCCCGCCCCGGATCACGCCCACGTTGTACGACGGATGGTCGAGCATCCACTGGCGGCCAACATCCTGGGGGCTGCGGGTGTAGTTCTTTTCCTTCTCGATCACTTCCACCATGTCCTCGGGGATTCGGGCTTTCTCTTGAAGAATGGGCCGGAGAGACAGAAGTGCCTGAGCCATTTTCATTATTGCGTTGTCTCCGGCGCTGAGCGACCCGTGCATGGGCTCGCCCTCGGCCCGCATGACAACCCTATAGGCCCCTCGCTCCCCCACGCCGACAACGTCGGGCGCATAGGGCTCGCCGTTGAGGCAGGCATCTCCTCGAAGCTCAGGGCGGTTTTCCAGCAACCAGTGGGTTCCCCACTTTCCGCCCGTCTCCTCGTCTGAAACACCCATGAAGGTGAGGCGCCCCCTGATCGGTACCTCCAGCCGGTGGATCAGGAGAAGAGCGGAAAGAGAAGCGATCATACCACCTTTCATGTCCGAGACGCCCCGGCCGTAAACCCTGCCTTCCCGGATCAGACCAGAGTAAGGAGGCACTGTCCAGACTGCAGGGTCGTCGGCGGGGAACTGATCCAGGTGGCCGTTCAGGACCAGGTGTGGGTGTCCACTCTCTTCGCCTGCAAAGGTGACGATATTGGGGTTCCCCTCTACCGGGTCGTAGATAGCCACGGGCAGTCCTTCTTCGTCCAGGAGCTCGCCGAGATAACCTGCCAGGGAGCGGGTATCGCCGGGTGGGTTGTCGGTATTACATTGAACCGATCTCGATAGGATTTCGAGAAAGGTCTCGGGCTTGCTCTCGACTTCCTCCAGGATCATCCTCTTGTAGTCATCCACCTTCTCATTCATCTCGTCCCCCCGAATCCTCGAATGCCCGTGAAACCAGTCGACACCCTGTTGATCTCCTCTCCACCGGCAGGCCCGGCGATGCACCGGAAGCAGGCACCTCTCTGAAATCGGTCGAAATTCCTTCAATCCCTTTCACGGATCAGAGGCATTGTCGAACAGTGAATCCCCCCGCCGTTTTTCTGGCACTGGGAGTAGTCTATGGGAATGACCTCCACCCCTGCCTTCTCCAGGCGATGGGCGGTTTCCTCTCCGTTGTTGATAGCCAGAAGAACCTTACCGGGTCGAAGGGCCAGACAGTTCAGCACCATAGAGTTGTCGGCATGATGAACCTCCACCGTAAGGATCTTCCTCTCCTTCAAAAGATCCAGGAACCAGTAAGGGAGACGGGTCACGTTCACCAGGGCAAGCCGGTGATCCACCATCACGATCGCCCCGTCTATGTGGAGACTGTATCCGGTCAGTGGAACCCTGATAAGGGTAACACCCTGGACCGCCAGGACCTCCTCGAGCTGTCTTGCGGCCTCCTCGTTCTGCCGGTAAGAGAGGCCTATGACGGCGGTCTCTTCGTCAAGGAAGGCGAAGCTCCCCCCTTCGAAGAGTCCGGTGCCGTGTACGGTACGGAGAATCGGCATTCCCATCTCCACGAGTTTTCGCATCACAAAGGCTTCCTCACCCCGGCGGCCGGTTCCAGGCTCTTCGCCTACCGGACCCATACGGCCGATGATCGCCCCGCCGCGGACGGCCACACCGTTGTCCCGGGTGAACATCGCCTTAGGATCCCTGGGAGATCCGTCCACATAGACCACCTCTACCCCCTCGGCCCGCAGGGCAGCCACCATGGAGTCGTGTTCCGCCTGCATCTTCTTCAAGTCCGGGGGCTCCTTGCCCCGCCAGTACCACTGCTCCCGGTCGTCGATGAGAGCTTCGATGCCGGCGTCGTATCTGTCCGGCCTCATGCGGTTGATCTCTTCCCCGGGACGGTGGACCAATACCATCTTCAGGGTTCCGACGTCGTTGTAGACCCCCCATCTGCGGCCCCAGACCCGGGCCTGCATCTCCTCGTCCTCGAAAGCGGGGGTCGGCCGGGGTGGAATGCGCTTCAGAACCTCGTGGTAGTATTGAGGGCTGTCCTTGAGACTCATGATCTTTTCTCCTCCTCTGCATCGTAAGGAATTCGGTTTGCCGAAACGGAGATCTTACATGGCAGGATATCAAACCAGCGGTTCGTAGCCGGTTTTCGTAAGTATCTCGGGCTTTCCGTCGGTTATGAGAACGATATCTTCGAGCCTGATCCCGCCTACCCCTGGTTTGTAGATACCGGGCTCGACGGCTACGATCATTCCTTCCTGTAATTCCACGTTTCTTGTGTAATCAGGAGGTCCGATCAGCGGCCTCTCGTGGACGCTCAACCCCAGGCCGTGCCCGGTCACGTGCTGGTATCCGAAACTCTCGTATCCTGCTTTTCGAATAACCTCTCTTGCCGCAGCATCCACATCATGGGAGAGGTTCCCCGGTCTCAGCATCTCGATGGCCCTCTGCTCAGCCTCATAGACCACCTCGTACATGCGCCTGCATTCGGAAGATGGAGATCCCCCAAAGCCTGTTCTGGCAAATTCAGCGCAGTAGCCCCCGGTATATCCCCCGCCGTCGATGACCACGGATTCACCAATCTCAATCGGCTTATCGGTTGGGACTTCTCTGCTGATCTCCGAATTGAATCCAGAAGCAACCATGTAGGTCACAAGGGGCAGCTCGGCGCCGGCATCGAGCAGGGCACGGGAGCCTGCTCGAGCCACCTCGAGTTCGGTCCTTCCGGTTTCGATCGCATCGAGGCAGGCCTGCATGCCTTTGTCCGCCACCCTGACCGCCTCTCTCATCAGTTTTATCTCTTCCTCGCTCTTGGATGCCCGGGCGGATTCCAGGATCTCGCCGGCATTGGTAAAGACCGTATCCGGCATCGCCTTTCTCATAGGTTCATAAAGCGTCAGTGGAATCCAGGGGTCGAGCCCGACCCGTCCTTTACGGATGCCGTAGTCACGCAGGATGCCCACGAAGACCTGCGGCCAGAGATCCATCTCGAGCTGAGTTCCCCTTATGTCTTCGAACCACGGGTAGTTGCTTTTCACGTCATCGACGTCCACCATCCTGGGAAGGATAACCGGGAACCGCATATCAGCCGTCAGGACGGCCGAGAACCTGTTCATATAGAAAAGACTGGTCATGGAGTGATAAGCGGTCAGAAACCTGAAGTTATCGACCCTGTTCACTATGAGAGCATCCAATCCATTGTCCCTCATGAGTCGTTTTGCCTTCTCCACATTTGTCCTGGCCAGCTTTTCCGGGTCTATGGTTTTATCCATGTCGTAACCTCGCGAAGAGAGATCCTTTACCGGCTTGCCCGCATGGCCTTCTGCCTCCTCCGGTAGAGTTCGATTAGGAGGAAGACCGTTACGGTGAGGGATATCAGCATCGTTGCGATCGCCGTTATGGTCGGGTCGGTCTCCATTGTCATGCTGTCCCACATTTTCTTGGGCAGCGTGTTGGCGGTAGTCCCGCAGATAAAGATCGCTATGATCACCTCGTCAAAAGAGGTGAGGAAGGCAAAAAGGGCGGCCGAAAGAACCCCGGTCCTGATGAGGGGGAAAGTGACCCTGTAGAAGGTCGTTATTCGGTTTGCTCCGAGGTTCATGGCCGCCTTTTCC from Deltaproteobacteria bacterium includes:
- a CDS encoding ArgE/DapE family deacylase, which codes for MNPETLLYRIESEETEIVNLCQRLTQIPSENPPGDTREIVAFLESLFEEKGLEFRVYAPQTNMPNLVARIQGREKGRRLVFNGHLDTYPAGDRAIWKLGPFSGTLEEGRLFGRGVSDMKAGDTASIMTFLYLAEQKDRLKGEAVLTLVSDEETGGQWGTRWLLDHVPEVLGDAVLNGEPSACDLVNFAEKGHIWVEVVSRGRAAHGAYTHAGFNAIQNMYRFLQELESMESLDVCPVEVSRILEEGRNAIDAARGEGATDVISRITVNVGTISGGLKLNLVADYCKAEVDIRLPQGARSSDILSKIQELGSRYQGIEYRVLHMIEPNHTPVEEEIVQLTLKNAEAVRGRRVFPSSGIGLTDCRFFRQKGIPACVYGPRSHRMGAQDEFITVQDLMDTVKVHTLTAFDYLDWLD
- a CDS encoding ArgE/DapE family deacylase; the encoded protein is MNEKVDDYKRMILEEVESKPETFLEILSRSVQCNTDNPPGDTRSLAGYLGELLDEEGLPVAIYDPVEGNPNIVTFAGEESGHPHLVLNGHLDQFPADDPAVWTVPPYSGLIREGRVYGRGVSDMKGGMIASLSALLLIHRLEVPIRGRLTFMGVSDEETGGKWGTHWLLENRPELRGDACLNGEPYAPDVVGVGERGAYRVVMRAEGEPMHGSLSAGDNAIMKMAQALLSLRPILQEKARIPEDMVEVIEKEKNYTRSPQDVGRQWMLDHPSYNVGVIRGGTKINVVPRYCEAEVDIRLPLGMSPEHIEQRVKALLNEAECRDVKISEIISFRKPSYTRLDEPLVKIVKENAARVTGKEPIYFIGMGGTDGRFFRRRGIPTVIYGPRPFNMGGIDEHILVDEFLTVIKVHAFSIIDYLGLRS
- a CDS encoding amidohydrolase family protein; this translates as MTSQNIRIKASHIIAFDGTRHRHLRDGELVYRGGEILYVGKRYNGQVDRTIDATGKVVSPGFISTHAHLSGSPLDRSYLEDCGNPQFYFSGLYDYLPIQRQATDRDMCRVCLEYSLAELLRNGTTTVVEMGSYGEDLASLVPVLGNRVYIGQGYRSGRWYSPDGKQVLYKWSGDQGMRAMEEAVEFIEKHDGSCDGLIRGLLYPAQVDTCTEELLCKSIELARKLEVPLSIHASQSLIEFNEMLRRNGKTPLAWLRDIGFLQERVILGHAIFIGGSSWTNYPAGDLEIMASSGCSVAHSPWVFARRGIIMESFCRYQQAGITMCLGTDTCPQNMIHAMRWAAVLSKTAERNTASTKAADVFNAATLGGAKALGRDDLGRLSPGAKADIVIFSGRSTNMVPLRDPVKNIVYNAEAEDVETVIVNGRTVVEGGKVKGVDESALNRRLQEAGERLWPRLTSEDPAHRSVDELSPPSLDPWEDGAEIP
- a CDS encoding polysaccharide deacetylase; this encodes MENRAETRGDCWPEGFRCAVMFSFDVDGETLWISRNPENWHRPSNLAQGSYGPRFGVPKILNVLEKHGVKGTFFIPGWIIEKYPDMARDVLDRGHEVAYHGYLHEFDLNAGYEKEKEIMERCLDIFDRILKIRPKGLRSPMAEITEATIRLMHEYGFLYSSTMMDDDYPYFWSYEGKPSRLVELPIQWMWDDSSYFFFTLSEPVRRGISSCSKVFEIWTEEFNGINQNGAFLDLLFHPQISGRFSRVKLIDDLLTYMKAKEGTWIAKGEEIAGFWQSRHQ
- a CDS encoding flavodoxin family protein codes for the protein MTRIVGISGSPRQGNTRILLEQALNGANSVQGVETRLLELRNLNIKPCMGCFGCSNDRPLPERPCPAHGDDMELVYSELALTHGLILATPVYYGGVSGLLKNFMDRTEPLSRYGRTRYRSALKNVVGGAVAVGANRNGGQETAIQAIHHYFLIQDMIVVGTSTEGLPGCYLGAGATTYPDKGRVVDAVKGDTLAMDAARALGRRVAEVAVMIRAARAGAS
- a CDS encoding amidinotransferase — translated: MSLKDSPQYYHEVLKRIPPRPTPAFEDEEMQARVWGRRWGVYNDVGTLKMVLVHRPGEEINRMRPDRYDAGIEALIDDREQWYWRGKEPPDLKKMQAEHDSMVAALRAEGVEVVYVDGSPRDPKAMFTRDNGVAVRGGAIIGRMGPVGEEPGTGRRGEEAFVMRKLVEMGMPILRTVHGTGLFEGGSFAFLDEETAVIGLSYRQNEEAARQLEEVLAVQGVTLIRVPLTGYSLHIDGAIVMVDHRLALVNVTRLPYWFLDLLKERKILTVEVHHADNSMVLNCLALRPGKVLLAINNGEETAHRLEKAGVEVIPIDYSQCQKNGGGIHCSTMPLIRERD
- a CDS encoding aminopeptidase P family protein — protein: MDKTIDPEKLARTNVEKAKRLMRDNGLDALIVNRVDNFRFLTAYHSMTSLFYMNRFSAVLTADMRFPVILPRMVDVDDVKSNYPWFEDIRGTQLEMDLWPQVFVGILRDYGIRKGRVGLDPWIPLTLYEPMRKAMPDTVFTNAGEILESARASKSEEEIKLMREAVRVADKGMQACLDAIETGRTELEVARAGSRALLDAGAELPLVTYMVASGFNSEISREVPTDKPIEIGESVVIDGGGYTGGYCAEFARTGFGGSPSSECRRMYEVVYEAEQRAIEMLRPGNLSHDVDAAAREVIRKAGYESFGYQHVTGHGLGLSVHERPLIGPPDYTRNVELQEGMIVAVEPGIYKPGVGGIRLEDIVLITDGKPEILTKTGYEPLV